The genomic window ACCGGCCGCCATCCACCACCAGGATAAGTCCATCGCAGTAGGAGCCAGCACGGCTAGCGAGGTACAGTATGGTCCCTCCCATTTCCTCGTCGCCGCCAAACTTCCTAGCGGGGATAAAGGTAGGAAGGTCAGGGCTCTCCGTCTCGGGATTCCTTGATCCAATGAGGACGGATGCCAGTTCTGAGGGGAATACTGTATAGGGGTTGACATTAAAATTAGCACTATCCGACAAAGAAATGCATAACAATGCAGCGATTACAAAAGCAAAACTTACATCCTGGAGCCAGTCCATTGACACGAATTCCATACGTCGCCAGCATGGTCGCGGCAACCTTGGTCAACTGCAGGAGCGCAGCCTTGCTCCCGCCGTACGAAGGCGGCGACCTGATGGACTTGAGATAACCAGCAACGCTGGCATTAAAAACCACCTGACTCTGGATCGACGGCGCCGTCCCACCAGGCGTCAGCGGCGCACCATACGTGCCCTTGTCGACGGCCGACTTGTTGCCGGCGTCGAGCAGCTCCAGGAAGCCCAGCATGGTGAAATAGGCGCCCGTGACGTTGATGTGGAAGGTCTGCGTCACCTCGTTCATGTCGACGTCGTCAAACAGCGTCTGCCTCAGCTCCGAGATGGTCTTGGTCGGGTCGTAGCGGTTCGGCGGCCCAAAGGCGCCCGAGTTGGCCACCACGAGGTTGACGTAGCCCACCTCGGACGTCACCACGTCCACCGCGCCCTGGATGGACGGCTTGGACGTGACGTCGCACTGCACCGGCACGACCACgcccttggcggcggcccCGCACTCTTCGACGGCCTTTTCGAGCACCTCCATGCGTCGGCCGAGGATGTAGACCTTTTTCGCGCCGTTGTTGAGCAGCGCCTTGGTCATCATGAGCCCGATGCCCGTGCCGCCTCCGGTTATGACGGCGACGATGCCGTCGACCCTGAAGAGGGCCGCTGCAGCTGTTGCGGCTAAGGATGTGTCGCCCATTTTTTTTACttgggtttttgtttctgtttTCGTTGTTCTTTTTGGTTCTTGTGTGTAAGGCGATTGATGAACTCTGACAGACTTGAGTGATtggactagactagttctaaaGCTCAGATGACATCAACAGACtcaaaattcttcagctgaaGTAGGGTGGGCAGTAAGTAGCCTTTATCTGTTTCCCCCGCCTCAAAGCAGGAGGAAAATATTATTTTGTGCGGAGTTTGGGGAACTCCGCGCCGGCGTGGCGAGGTTCATGTCCTGCATATGGTTTGTACACTGATCCGGCTCACACCGACAGTTTCGTGGATCTACAGAAGCAACTAAAATCCGACCCCGCGAAGTCGCACGCTTATTAGATCGCTGTCGACAGAACCCGGAGTTAACGCTCAATGGTTGGGTAAAAAACCCTAAAAACCTATCTGTCAAGCCGTCTCTACCTCATTACGTGCTTCCCACATATGGCTCATGCACTCGCCCGGCCAGCACTAGCACCACCGGCATGTTCTAGGTTGCAAGTTGATGAGAACCTCAACTGTAGATCACCCGGTCTTGGTGCTTGTTCATCGGAAAACGGAAACAAAACGAAACGTGCGATTGCCATCGTAATCATCAAAACGTGTGGCATTCAATCAATCAGGGCTGG from Pyricularia oryzae 70-15 chromosome 4, whole genome shotgun sequence includes these protein-coding regions:
- a CDS encoding short chain dehydrogenase/reductase family protein translates to MGDTSLAATAAAALFRVDGIVAVITGGGTGIGLMMTKALLNNGAKKVYILGRRMEVLEKAVEECGAAAKGVVVPVQCDVTSKPSIQGAVDVVTSEVGYVNLVVANSGAFGPPNRYDPTKTISELRQTLFDDVDMNEVTQTFHINVTGAYFTMLGFLELLDAGNKSAVDKGTYGAPLTPGGTAPSIQSQVVFNASVAGYLKSIRSPPSYGGSKAALLQLTKVAATMLATYGIRVNGLAPGLFPSELASVLIGSRNPETESPDLPTFIPARKFGGDEEMGGTILYLASRAGSYCDGLILVVDGGRLAFTNSTY